In Saccharomyces eubayanus strain FM1318 chromosome XIII, whole genome shotgun sequence, one DNA window encodes the following:
- the CLU1 gene encoding translation initiation factor 3 subunit CLU1, producing the protein MSEAKEEARNATVKVTVKLPKEDSHSNNAKHAKKASTSKNNDISFEISRESKIQTILDVLAMIPSSKYLTNVSLRAIEDGSQLSEEVSIKDIVGEKSDIKLQLVMKPYSAREALKHVITVRDFIGFAQETSDGLSEFAISTGSNFSSLPLGPIKEASKQEEKKDEGNPEGKKSTFKNVSENEKLEFNKMVHEVFSSFKSSSVNELLTSESNIITPCVRSLSFAAYNPVPPFYRTKGHLFYLQIVTLEGENFYITAIPSGFYVNRSNSTKFDPSPKENTEENVNPSLVHYSLFDLISSRSKKFVSHVQAFEKRLSTLDSTSYVRPNNTFLHKPWFVSSLPANSPDYLRLQTPALDTTPERNFNDEFQAIKDLATSTLQDRIEMERLFAKVVHEFSVTAAKGAMSIFYSDFIAMNPESPIQDQIFLKDNIFYSFVSDVSGNFKGKGGDEAAIAASNQDLKTINILNRLHMHEVRYLLTTVVEFAGRRILAQTPVPGLLATMGNKIVKDVETGEEVTEDFVNDINVKYGLDEGLEKIVYDADFEAVLEKKFVKAFHLKKHKVDDTELVFSSQSKGIVGFDKRRYILDLANTYPLDINFARENFDEFKADDVNNRYPHRQTLLRPELVEKWWNEKIEKEGIEFEKAYDENRFSYNPDAYQIEGVEDPTVDEISTYLQKDVIPSVIQDYLSGNLSTPYNGEHLADTLHKNGINMRYLGKIIELSQKELESQTAKYEENLKTVEQDNKEYEEWEKSYLQKIEAMIKERQAKINKLVQEGKDVPKELTEDLKLNDEEIKKPTDGKPVVVAYDELLPLIKIAELEIVSRSLKHVLKDLSKDVPIVLVPSLVAYVFNMLVGTNYNANPKPEPVDEFYPVDKYSFAEWTRSELLESISKQAALRFRHHLPSGWIETYMENPFALIRSVSYKFGVQLLNKEYFFTKEQLESYKQSLDKKIRNKYVEPVATFSLNDLTIIPRVKLSEYTSSVSEEFWAQGASMINEDKQTALTLLAQSITVLEDVNNILHPTVAEKYLSLSAIYNKLALYPEAIAFCRKACTIYERVSGIDSFEMMRALTNLAVLEFSNESPYNAAVIYNRLAEILKVYQLPKIHHPAPTSIFNHLEQLALGVQDTKLAIEVLGQLSSYVVELEGKESLAYGYTESRLGNLFAALKDFHRALEHITVTQGIFTKQLGMNHTHSAQSRQWVNGLNSLIVDLKQKKQLAQDQTSAAGPKPANTATQKKNNRQKKDDVKPELADKSVDELLTFIEGDSSNSANNKSKNKKKHGKK; encoded by the coding sequence ATGAGTGaagccaaagaagaagctagAAACGCCACCGTTAAAGTGACCGTTAAACTTCCAAAAGAGGATAGCCACTCTAACAATGCCAAACACGCCAAGAAGGCTTCAACTTCCAAGAACAATGACATATCCTTTGAAATTAGCAGAGAATctaaaattcaaacaatttTGGATGTATTGGCTATGATTCCTAGCTCCAAATACTTAACAAACGTTAGTTTAAGAGCAATTGAAGATGGCTCACAGCTAAGTGAGGAAGTTTCTATAAAGGATATCGTAGGTGAAAAAAGCGACATAAAACTTCAGTTAGTGATGAAGCCATATAGTGCAAGAGAAGCTTTGAAACATGTAATTACAGTTCGCGACTTCATAGGGTTTGCCCAAGAGACCTCAGATGGTTTGTCTGAATTTGCCATTTCCACCGGCtcaaacttttcttctctacCGCTAGGTCCAATTAAGGAAGCATCTAagcaagaagagaagaaagatgaaGGAAATCCagagggaaaaaaaagtacctTTAAAAATGTTTCTGAAAACGAAAAGCTTGAGTTCAACAAAATGGTCCATGAAGTTTTCTCCAGTTTTAAGAGTTCTTCAGTTAACGAACTTCTAACCTCTGAATCCAACATCATCACCCCGTGTGTTAGATCTTTGAGTTTTGCAGCTTATAATCCTGTACCTCCATTTTATAGAACCAAAGGCCATCTATTCTATCTGCAAATTGTCACTTTAGAAGGCGAAAACTTCTATATCACTGCAATTCCATCAGGGTTCTACGTCAATAGATCTAATTCAACAAAATTCGATCCTTCCCCAAAGGAAAATACCGAGGAGAACGTCAACCCATCCTTGGTTCACTACAgtttgtttgatttgatttcatctcgttcaaaaaaattcgTTTCTCATGTTCAAGCgtttgaaaagagattaTCAACTTTGGATTCCACAAGCTACGTGAGACCAAACAATACGTTTTTACACAAACCGTGGTTCGTTTCTTCTTTACCAGCGAATAGCCCGGATTATCTAAGATTACAAACACCTGCCTTGGACACTACCCCAGAAAGGAACTTTAACGATGAATTCCAAGCTATTAAAGATTTGGCAACATCAACTTTACAGGACCGTattgaaatggaaagatTATTCGCCAAGGTCGTTCACGAATTCTCTGTTACCGCAGCAAAGGGAGCAATGTCGATTTTCTATAGCGACTTCATTGCAATGAACCCAGAATCTCCAATTCAAgatcaaattttcttgaaagacAACATATTTTATTCCTTTGTTTCTGATGTTAGTGGCAATTTTAAAGGTAAGGGTGGTGATGAAGCTGCTATCGCTGCTTCTAACCAGGATTTGAAGACAATCAATATTTTGAACCGTCTACATATGCATGAAGTTCGTTACCTATTAACAACCGTCGTTGAATTTGCCGGCAGAAGAATCTTAGCTCAAACTCCAGTACCTGGACTATTAGCTACCATGGGTAACAAAATTGTCAAAGACGTCGAAACTGGTGAGGAAGTTACCGAGGATTTTGTCAATGATATCAACGTCAAATACGGCCTTGATGAAGgtttagaaaaaattgtttatGATGCTGACTTCGAAGCtgtcttggaaaaaaaatttgtcaaGGCCttccatttgaaaaagcacAAGGTCGATGACACCGAATTGGTGTTTTCCTCTCAATCAAAGGGTATCGTCGGATTCGACAAGAGACGCTACATTTTGGATTTAGCCAACACATACCCCTTGGATATTAACTTTGCCagagaaaattttgacGAATTCAAAGCAGATGATGTCAACAACCGTTATCCACACAGACAAACATTGTTACGTCCGGAACTAGTTGAAAAATGGTGgaatgaaaagattgaGAAAGAAGGtattgaatttgaaaaagccTATGATGAAAACAGATTCAGTTACAACCCTGATGCTTACCAAATCGAAGGTGTTGAGGACCCTACCGTTGATGAAATATCAACGTATTTACAAAAGGATGTTATTCCTAGCGTCATTCAGGATTATTTATCCGGTAATTTGAGCACCCCTTACAATGGCGAGCATTTAGCCGACACTTTACATAAAAATGGTATCAATATGCGTTATTTGGGTAAAATCATTGAACTTTCtcaaaaagaattagagTCTCAAACTGCCAAATACGAAGAGAACTTGAAAACTGTTGAACAAGACAACAAAGAATATGAAGAATGGGAAAAGTCTTATTTGCAAAAGATTGAAGCCATGATTAAGGAAAGACAGGCAAAGATCAACAAGTTAGTACAGGAAGGTAAGGATGTTCCTAAGGAACTAACTGAAGACCTGAAATTgaacgatgaagaaatcaaaaagcCAACTGATGGGAAACCTGTCGTCGTTGCCTATGATGAATTATTGCCATTGATAAAAATCGCCGAATTAGAAATTGTTTCGCGTTCTTTGAAACACGTTTTGAAGGACTTAAGTAAAGATGTCCCAATCGTATTGGTCCCATCTTTAGTTGCTTACGTCTTCAATATGTTGGTCGGTACCAACTACAATGCTAATCCAAAGCCAGAACCTGTCGATGAGTTTTATCCAGTCGATAAGTATTCATTTGCTGAATGGACTCGTTCCGAATTGTTGGAATCTATTTCTAAACAAGCTGCTTTACGATTCCGTCATCATTTACCATCTGGTTGGATTGAAACTTATATGGAAAATCCCTTTGCCTTAATCAGAAGCGTTTCTTACAAATTTGGTGTTCAATTACTGAACAAGGAATACTTTTTCACTAAAGAACAATTGGAAAGCTACAAGCAAAGTTTAGACAAGAAAATTAGAAACAAATACGTTGAACCAGTAGCCACCTTCAGTTTAAACGACCTGACTATCATCCCACGTGTTAAGTTATCAGAGTATACTTCTTCAGTCAGTGAAGAATTTTGGGCTCAAGGTGCCTCAATGATAAACGAAGACAAACAAACTGCTTTGACTTTGCTTGCTCAATCCATTACAGTCTTAGAAGATGTTAATAACATTTTACACCCTACTGTTGCTGAAAAATACTTATCGTTATCTGCCATTTACAATAAGTTAGCACTATACCCAGAAGCCATTGCCTTTTGTCGTAAAGCATGTACCATTTATGAAAGAGTTAGCGGTATCgattcttttgaaatgatGAGAGCTTTAACTAATTTGGCCGTTCTGGAATTTTCTAACGAAAGTCCGTATAACGCTGCTGTTATTTATAACAGGCTCGCTGAGATTCTAAAAGTTTATCAATTACCCAAGATTCATCATCCAGCTCCAACAAGTATTTTCAACCATTTAGAACAACTAGCTCTGGGTGTTCAAGATACTAAATTGGCCATTGAAGTTTTGGGACAACTAAGTTCATATGTTGTTGAACTAGAAGGCAAGGAATCATTAGCATATGGTTATACTGAATCACGCCTGGGAAATTTGTTTGCTGCGTTGAAGGATTTCCATCGTGCTCTAGAACACATCACTGTAACTCAGGGGATCTTTACCAAACAGTTAGGTATGAATCATACACATTCAGCACAATCAAGACAATGGGTCAATGGTTTGAACTCATTGATAGTGGatttgaaacaaaaaaaacaattagCACAGGACCAAACGTCAGCAGCTGGACCAAAGCCTGCTAACACAGCCActcagaagaaaaacaatcgtcaaaagaaagatgatGTCAAACCTGAACTAGCCGACAAGTCTGTGGATGAGTTGTTAACATTTATTGAAGGCGACTCTTCTAACTCTGCAAAtaacaaaagcaagaataagaagaagcacGGTAAGAAATAG
- the SEC59 gene encoding dolichol kinase, whose protein sequence is MVAIIPHASFITTDLVRKTKGSQIPSKEGRKINMRTHEADLREDARELEWFYPNFVQIVILFGTFYYGIERLQPWSTDVTGTSYKKIFVNAFVVGLIMIGVILIKYWQHGSRSIPKFDTVYSFYLPFMISLLFDTPSTTINTILILSVMNSYKWDVQFLVIFSQFSLIYFNFETGDRLEKIIGVIINSLLSSILKHIGQLKSLDNIDSNLFSILLTNILYVSEANSIHFRVLKGIILALMTTISTNYILKKILHVKPFMQSILFAVGLPVLSKTFIHLEDGQDPLSWLVGYVVESTTRQKILFAWFSILLLSVPSILIEKDSLSLNTSRKVWHFIIFLLIVPSFQIDSNFVKIALSGTIPVFLSVEYIRFQNLPPLGSLIELQLRRFADARDHSGPLIISYLYLLFGISIPLLVNDSPMGLIGLGIGDSLASIIGKRYGQIRWRGTQKTIEGTLAFTITSFIVCLVLLYFDKAIVFSHLTALQLLCVCTLSGVLEGNSVLNDNILIPAFMMICEKLFTL, encoded by the coding sequence ATGGTCGCTATAATACCTCATGCTTCCTTCATTACAACTGATCTAGTCCGGAAAACAAAGGGAAGCCAAATACCATCCAAGGAGGGTCGTAAGATCAATATGAGGACTCATGAAGCTGACCTGAGGGAGGATGCTCGAGAACTTGAGTGGTTTTATCCGAATTTTGTTCAGATAGTTATACTGTTCGGCACTTTTTATTATGGTATTGAAAGGCTTCAGCCGTGGTCTACAGATGTCACTGGCACGtcttataaaaaaatctttgtaAACGCTTTTGTGGTGGGGTTGATAATGATTGGGGTGATCTTAATCAAATATTGGCAACACGGCTCCAGAAGCATACCCAAGTTCGACACCGTTTACAGTTTTTATTTGCCTTTCATGatttcattattgtttgATACACCCTCTACAACGATAAACACCATATTGATCCTTTCGGTAATGAATTCCTATAAATGGGACGTTCAATTTTTGGTGATATTTTCGCAGTTCAGCCTCatatatttcaattttgaGACTGGTGACAgattagaaaaaattattggcGTTATAATAAACTCTTTACTGTCGTCGATTCTGAAACATATCGGGCAATTGAAAAGCTTGGATAATATTGACTCTAATCTTTTTAGTATCCTATTGACGAACATACTATATGTTTCTGAAGCGAATTCCATACATTTTAGGGTTTTGAAGGGCATTATCCTCGCCCTGATGACTACAATCTCAACCAATTATattctcaaaaaaatattacaCGTTAAGCCATTTATGCAGTCAATATTGTTCGCTGTTGGGCTTCctgttctttcaaagacattCATTCATCTAGAAGATGGACAAGATCCGTTATCATGGCTGGTAGGGTATGTCGTAGAATCTACCACTCgtcaaaagattttgttTGCTTGGTTCTCTATACTACTGCTATCCGTACCAAGTATTTTGATCGAAAAGGACAGTCTGTCGTTAAATACCTCCCGAAAAGTGTGGCACTTCATCATATTCTTACTTATAGTGCCATCATTCCAAATAGATTCAAATTTTGTGAAAATTGCATTGTCTGGAACAATACCAGTCTTCTTATCAGTTGAATATATAAGGTTTCAAAACCTACCGCCTCTAGGATCTCTAATTGAACTACAACTTAGAAGGTTTGCGGATGCCAGAGACCATAGTGGGCCCCTGATCATATCctatctttatttattatttggaATATCGATACCTTTGTTGGTGAATGACTCGCCCATGGGATTAATAGGTTTGGGAATTGGCGATTCTCTGGCATCTATTATCGGTAAAAGATATGGTCAAATTCGTTGGCGAGGTACCCAAAAGACTATAGAGGGAACTCTTGCGTTCACCATAACAAgttttattgtttgtttggTATTACTTTACTTTGATAAAGCAATCGTGTTTAGTCATTTAACCGCTTTACAATTGCTTTGTGTTTGTACATTAAGTGGGGTATTGGAAGGAAATAGTGTGCTaaatgataatattttgataCCTGCATTTATGATgatttgtgaaaaattgtttaCTCTTTGA